The following proteins are encoded in a genomic region of Sulfurimonas sp. HSL3-7:
- the nadX gene encoding aspartate dehydrogenase: MRRIGLIGCGNIAEIITEFSPKDDITAVFDRHSDRADKIAKRCSAKAFTEFEHFINEPFDLVIEVASIGAVKDYADAVLQKKCDLMVLSAGALADEQFKERIVSTAKENNRRILIPSGALFGLDNAKIARCGEVDRLTMRSTKPPRSFGLQTDKRECLFKGSAAECIKYYPRNVNAAVALSIAAQKEVQIELWADPSITTNTHEVHVSGSFGETFIKIENRPSPHNPSTSYLAALSLVAMINTLDNTLVVGT, from the coding sequence ATGCGACGCATAGGGTTGATAGGGTGCGGCAACATTGCGGAAATCATCACCGAGTTTTCGCCAAAAGACGATATCACAGCGGTATTTGACCGCCACAGCGACCGTGCGGACAAAATAGCAAAAAGATGTTCTGCCAAAGCATTCACAGAGTTTGAGCACTTTATCAACGAGCCTTTTGATCTCGTCATCGAGGTCGCTTCGATCGGAGCCGTCAAAGACTATGCGGATGCCGTACTGCAAAAAAAGTGTGACCTGATGGTATTGAGCGCCGGTGCGCTGGCCGACGAGCAGTTCAAAGAGCGGATCGTCTCTACAGCAAAGGAGAATAACCGACGCATATTGATCCCAAGCGGTGCGCTTTTCGGCCTGGACAATGCGAAAATCGCCCGATGCGGCGAAGTGGACAGGCTGACAATGCGGAGCACCAAACCGCCGAGATCGTTCGGCCTGCAGACAGATAAACGCGAATGTCTTTTTAAAGGGAGCGCGGCAGAGTGTATCAAGTATTATCCCCGCAATGTCAATGCAGCCGTCGCCCTCTCGATAGCCGCACAGAAAGAGGTACAGATAGAACTCTGGGCAGACCCCTCCATTACGACGAACACGCATGAAGTGCATGTCAGCGGATCATTCGGAGAAACATTTATAAAGATTGAAAACAGGCCCAGCCCGCATAACCCCTCCACCAGTTATCTGGCCGCACTCTCGCTTGTAGCGATGATCAACACGCTTGATAATACGCTTGTCGTCGGAACATAA
- a CDS encoding slipin family protein has translation MFFDLPMIIVYSAILIILLLAMAIRILREYERGVVFTLGRFTGVKGPGLIILIPFIQQMVRVDLRIIVLDVPTQDVISHDNVSVHVNAVVYYRVLDPQKAIIQVENFNAATSQLAQTTLRSVLGGHELDEMLAERERLNYDIQEILDKQTDAWGIKISNVEIKHIDLDESMVRAIAKQAEAERERRAKVINAKGELEASENLLAAAQKLSENDLGIQLRYLQTMSDISNDKTNTLIFPFPTELSKFFKGSSKE, from the coding sequence ATGTTTTTCGACCTACCTATGATTATTGTCTATTCCGCCATCCTGATCATCCTATTATTGGCGATGGCCATCCGTATTTTACGCGAGTATGAGCGCGGCGTCGTCTTCACCCTCGGACGTTTCACGGGCGTAAAAGGGCCGGGGCTCATCATACTGATCCCCTTTATCCAGCAAATGGTGCGCGTAGACCTCCGCATCATCGTGCTTGATGTACCGACGCAGGATGTCATCTCCCACGACAATGTCTCGGTCCATGTCAATGCCGTCGTCTACTACCGTGTGCTTGATCCCCAAAAAGCGATTATCCAGGTGGAAAATTTCAATGCCGCGACCAGCCAGCTTGCACAGACAACGCTGCGCTCGGTCCTGGGCGGGCATGAACTCGACGAGATGCTGGCCGAACGCGAACGGCTCAACTACGACATCCAGGAGATCCTCGACAAACAGACCGATGCCTGGGGGATCAAGATATCGAACGTCGAGATCAAGCATATCGATCTTGACGAGAGCATGGTCCGTGCCATTGCAAAACAGGCCGAAGCCGAGCGCGAACGCCGTGCCAAGGTGATCAACGCAAAAGGGGAGCTTGAAGCCAGCGAGAACCTGCTTGCTGCAGCCCAAAAGCTCAGCGAAAATGACCTCGGGATACAGCTGCGTTACCTCCAGACCATGAGCGATATCTCCAACGACAAGACCAACACTCTCATCTTCCCCTTCCCGACGGAGCTGAGCAAGTTTTTTAAAGGAAGCTCGAAAGAGTAA
- a CDS encoding DUF2459 domain-containing protein, which yields MESSRYLQGMLIMLVAFSTILLTGCAKTVRTLYPPNPDRNDNKTVYVVNNYGWHTGIVLSRKDAAPYLHAFDDFKSARYLEIGWGDELYYQAKKITFWMSIRAAFWPTDSVLHVVALQDEPLAHFSDSDVVALELSNRGFIRLVEFIDNSFALDEKGEIITLGSGLYGTSRFYRAEGTFHLFNNCNTWSADAIRSSGFPISTFYVFSSDNMMYQLKQGMQ from the coding sequence ATGGAATCCAGCCGTTATCTGCAAGGTATGCTTATTATGTTGGTTGCCTTTTCTACTATCCTGCTGACCGGGTGTGCAAAAACTGTTCGTACGTTGTACCCGCCGAATCCGGATCGAAACGATAATAAAACGGTCTACGTCGTCAACAACTATGGATGGCATACCGGGATTGTTTTATCCAGAAAAGATGCAGCGCCTTATCTGCATGCATTTGATGATTTTAAAAGTGCCCGCTATCTGGAGATAGGATGGGGAGATGAACTCTATTATCAGGCGAAGAAGATAACGTTTTGGATGAGTATCAGAGCTGCATTCTGGCCTACGGACTCGGTTCTTCATGTCGTGGCACTTCAGGATGAACCGTTAGCACACTTTTCAGATAGCGACGTGGTTGCATTGGAACTTTCAAACAGAGGTTTTATCAGACTGGTCGAGTTCATCGATAACAGTTTTGCTTTGGACGAGAAAGGCGAGATCATTACGTTGGGAAGCGGTCTTTACGGCACAAGCAGGTTCTACCGTGCAGAAGGGACATTCCATCTGTTTAACAACTGCAATACCTGGAGTGCCGACGCCATTCGTTCTTCAGGATTCCCAATAAGCACCTTTTATGTATTTTCGTCCGACAATATGATGTATCAATTGAAACAGGGGATGCAGTGA
- a CDS encoding TolC family protein, translating to MKILVLLLLSLAGLSAGSMPLASYLTAVESSNAIGAFNAQSAAEAALQRSQVQSEGFLLNGELGYAAEKQSDRDALEYHLSVEKRLFFGNSGAYADALRLSSETQQTLQLNRLRTVVYEHYVNACALQEKAGLLKDAQDRNIELTKLIDEGVKGGEFDRSALLRSELIVDELQLRIRDLESRYYEALQTLQLYTQTDEEPLCQDLPFAVTLQDDLEADSLLYRYLESEITASSALKAFHATAIKEVSVGVGYDNEMDLSRGIVFMQIPLTQGSRRESEREAAAQSKLAAQQQLLFAKAEMQAQIRSYKTAQQTRQKAYQRLNDILIPTAYETSVLLLERFMGSEGSYLAYIDSQKTLFDLLIRGIDTRADTLLAQAKLYRTLGIDPQKDIK from the coding sequence ATGAAAATATTAGTACTACTTTTGCTGTCACTGGCAGGCCTGAGTGCAGGCTCGATGCCACTGGCATCCTATCTTACGGCAGTCGAATCATCCAACGCAATCGGTGCCTTTAATGCACAGAGCGCTGCAGAGGCCGCGTTGCAGCGCTCGCAGGTGCAGTCGGAGGGGTTTCTGCTTAACGGCGAGCTGGGCTACGCCGCCGAAAAACAGAGCGACCGCGATGCCCTAGAATACCATCTTTCTGTCGAGAAACGACTCTTTTTCGGTAACAGCGGCGCCTATGCCGATGCGCTCAGGCTCTCCTCCGAAACGCAGCAGACCCTGCAGCTCAACCGGCTGCGCACGGTCGTCTATGAACACTATGTCAACGCCTGCGCACTGCAGGAGAAGGCCGGACTGTTAAAAGATGCCCAGGATCGCAATATCGAACTGACGAAACTGATCGACGAAGGGGTAAAGGGAGGCGAATTCGACCGTAGCGCCCTACTTCGCAGCGAACTGATCGTCGACGAACTTCAGCTGCGTATCCGCGACCTCGAAAGCCGCTATTATGAGGCGCTGCAGACCCTGCAGCTCTATACACAAACAGATGAAGAGCCGCTCTGCCAGGACCTCCCTTTTGCCGTCACTCTTCAGGATGATCTGGAAGCAGACTCCCTGCTCTACCGCTATCTCGAGAGCGAGATAACGGCAAGCTCGGCGCTCAAAGCGTTTCACGCCACTGCCATCAAAGAGGTCTCCGTCGGCGTGGGCTACGACAACGAGATGGACCTCTCCCGCGGCATCGTCTTCATGCAGATTCCCCTGACCCAGGGAAGCCGCCGCGAAAGCGAACGCGAGGCTGCGGCCCAGTCGAAACTGGCCGCGCAACAGCAGCTGCTCTTCGCAAAGGCGGAGATGCAGGCGCAGATCCGCAGCTACAAAACGGCACAGCAGACCCGTCAAAAGGCCTATCAGCGCCTCAACGATATCCTTATCCCGACAGCCTATGAGACCAGTGTCCTGCTACTGGAGCGTTTTATGGGTTCAGAAGGGAGCTACCTGGCCTATATCGATAGCCAGAAAACGCTCTTCGACCTTCTGATCAGAGGCATCGACACCCGTGCCGACACCCTGCTTGCGCAGGCAAAACTTTACCGAACTCTGGGCATCGACCCGCAAAAGGACATCAAATGA
- a CDS encoding APC family permease encodes MTQPPHLLRKITMPMLLFYGLGNILGAGIYVLIAEVANTAGMYAPFSFLVALVIVSFTALSYGELASRYPDAAGVALYIKEGIGSTRLSIITGLIIALAALISAATIARGFAGYLAEFTPLLPEWIALAGLIGILCLIAIWGIGESVAIAVALTFIEIGGLLLILWIGLPAIPSMAERVPELIPPLQWDTWYAISLGGFLAFYAFLGFEDMANIAEEVKAPAKAYPRAIIFSLLIASLFYLSVSLVSVLLLSPEQLSSTDAPFATIYEQATGNETTLITVISIFAIINGALIQIIMASRMLYGISKKWWPPSPLSYISARTKTPVVSTFLVSGVTLVFALWLPLVTLANLTSFLILIVFTVVNIALIRIKLRAPTPKGIYLIPFWIPVAGVVVNLLFLTLQLFSL; translated from the coding sequence ATGACCCAACCCCCGCACCTTCTCCGTAAAATAACAATGCCGATGCTGCTTTTTTACGGGCTGGGGAACATTTTGGGTGCGGGCATCTATGTCCTCATTGCCGAAGTGGCCAACACCGCCGGGATGTACGCGCCGTTTTCCTTTCTGGTGGCACTTGTCATTGTCTCGTTTACCGCATTGAGTTACGGTGAACTAGCCTCGCGGTATCCTGATGCAGCCGGCGTAGCCCTCTACATAAAAGAGGGGATCGGTTCAACCAGGCTCTCCATCATCACCGGTTTGATTATCGCCCTGGCCGCTCTGATCTCAGCCGCAACCATAGCAAGAGGATTTGCCGGTTATCTTGCGGAGTTCACCCCTCTCTTGCCCGAGTGGATCGCGCTGGCAGGGCTGATTGGGATCCTTTGCCTCATCGCCATCTGGGGCATAGGCGAGTCCGTTGCCATCGCCGTCGCCTTGACCTTTATTGAGATCGGCGGGCTGCTGCTCATCTTGTGGATCGGCCTGCCGGCAATCCCGTCTATGGCAGAAAGGGTGCCTGAACTAATACCCCCTCTTCAGTGGGATACATGGTACGCCATCTCTTTAGGCGGTTTTCTGGCCTTTTATGCCTTTTTGGGGTTCGAAGATATGGCCAATATCGCCGAGGAGGTCAAGGCACCCGCCAAGGCCTACCCCAGAGCTATAATTTTCTCTTTGCTCATCGCCTCACTGTTCTATTTGAGCGTATCGCTGGTCAGTGTCCTTCTTCTCTCCCCTGAGCAGCTCTCTTCGACCGATGCGCCTTTTGCAACCATCTACGAACAGGCCACCGGCAATGAGACGACCCTCATTACGGTTATCAGCATCTTTGCCATTATCAACGGGGCACTGATACAGATTATCATGGCCTCGCGTATGCTCTACGGCATCAGTAAAAAGTGGTGGCCGCCATCGCCTTTATCATACATCAGCGCCAGGACAAAGACACCGGTTGTCTCGACATTTCTGGTCAGTGGGGTCACCCTGGTTTTTGCCCTCTGGCTGCCGCTGGTCACGCTGGCCAATCTGACCAGCTTCCTGATCCTGATCGTCTTTACCGTGGTCAATATAGCCCTGATCCGCATTAAACTACGGGCTCCGACTCCGAAAGGGATCTATCTTATCCCCTTTTGGATTCCGGTTGCCGGGGTTGTCGTCAATCTGCTCTTTTTGACCCTGCAACTCTTTTCGCTTTAA
- a CDS encoding Mut7-C RNAse domain-containing protein: MPKREENDTKMPAFIADCHLGKLAKYLRLMGFDTLYFSQIDDDDLASLALEQNRIILTRDKLLSERKNIPVLLLDSMETKAQLQTLISHYRLKEHPAPFSRCIVCNTPLQVVEKEKIRHKLPQKIQRTFSHFEYCPHCDRVYWHGDHYRRMQRFLDSVLED; this comes from the coding sequence TTGCCGAAAAGAGAAGAGAATGATACAAAGATGCCGGCATTCATCGCCGACTGTCATCTGGGAAAACTTGCCAAGTATCTCCGGTTGATGGGGTTTGACACCCTCTATTTTTCACAGATCGATGACGATGACCTCGCCAGCCTTGCTTTGGAGCAGAACCGCATCATCCTTACCCGCGACAAACTCTTGTCCGAGCGCAAAAACATTCCTGTACTTCTGTTGGATTCGATGGAGACCAAAGCACAGCTTCAAACCCTGATCAGCCATTACCGCCTCAAAGAGCATCCTGCACCGTTCAGCCGCTGCATCGTCTGCAACACCCCGCTTCAAGTGGTCGAAAAAGAGAAGATACGGCACAAACTTCCGCAGAAGATCCAACGCACATTTTCCCACTTTGAGTACTGTCCGCATTGCGACCGTGTCTACTGGCACGGCGACCACTACCGCCGTATGCAGCGGTTCCTTGACAGTGTGTTAGAGGATTAG
- a CDS encoding efflux RND transporter periplasmic adaptor subunit produces the protein MKLFFLTLSFLLSINLYAAELIQAGSLNVTLAAPKKVEKVPMGSYLGTYTYPAAHRFTISAYVDGFISEIAVKPFANVKKGQKLFVIQSPKLLDLQSDYIATLIELEFHQKEIDRLKPLAEKGVVASKRYTEAKNMYDQLKASVRLKQNLLRSYGLSQAALNKVTSQHKAYPSLVINAPANATVSSIEVQVGTFIHQGATLAKLVDTTECHFEIDLPWQLAATLKQGDMLYSHNSSFSIFAMSPEIDAVSQTRSIDLHEKESCNAQGGASVNVTFYRKTEAWMVPSSALVGTENGYAVFVAAEGGFRSVPVTLLAQLEGKNFISAPLNESDRIAVSSVLALKSAAEGAEE, from the coding sequence ATGAAACTATTTTTTCTTACGCTGAGCTTTCTATTGTCAATCAACCTCTATGCCGCCGAACTGATCCAGGCAGGCTCCCTCAATGTCACGCTTGCTGCGCCGAAAAAGGTCGAAAAAGTACCGATGGGAAGTTACCTCGGTACCTACACCTACCCCGCGGCACACCGTTTTACAATCAGCGCCTATGTAGACGGTTTCATCTCCGAGATCGCCGTCAAACCGTTTGCCAACGTCAAAAAAGGCCAGAAACTCTTTGTGATCCAGAGCCCGAAACTGCTTGACCTGCAATCGGACTACATCGCCACACTGATCGAGCTGGAATTCCACCAGAAGGAGATCGACCGTCTCAAACCCCTTGCAGAAAAAGGTGTCGTCGCCTCCAAACGCTACACCGAAGCCAAAAACATGTACGACCAGCTGAAAGCATCAGTCCGTCTGAAACAGAACCTTCTGCGCTCATACGGTCTCTCGCAGGCCGCACTCAACAAGGTCACCTCGCAGCACAAAGCCTACCCGAGCCTGGTCATCAATGCCCCGGCCAATGCGACGGTCAGCAGCATCGAAGTGCAGGTCGGCACTTTTATCCACCAGGGTGCGACGCTGGCCAAACTGGTCGACACGACAGAGTGCCATTTCGAGATCGATCTGCCGTGGCAGCTGGCCGCGACACTGAAACAGGGCGATATGCTCTATTCGCACAACAGCTCTTTCAGTATCTTTGCCATGTCGCCTGAGATCGACGCCGTCTCCCAGACACGCAGCATCGATCTGCATGAGAAAGAGTCCTGCAACGCACAGGGCGGTGCCAGCGTCAATGTCACCTTCTATCGAAAAACAGAGGCATGGATGGTGCCTTCCTCCGCTCTTGTCGGCACGGAGAACGGGTATGCCGTCTTTGTCGCCGCAGAGGGCGGTTTCCGCAGTGTCCCCGTAACCCTTCTCGCACAGCTTGAAGGCAAAAACTTTATCAGCGCACCGTTGAACGAGAGCGACCGCATCGCCGTCTCTTCGGTCCTGGCACTCAAGAGTGCCGCGGAAGGAGCAGAGGAATGA
- a CDS encoding nodulation protein NfeD, whose product MKRLLVLFLLLLSPLFTAESIVMKVAIKGAIGPASSSVLQEALDAAQVQNAEALLIELDTPGGLSTSMREMIQAITNSPVPVITYVAPRGARAASAGTYLLYASHVAAMSPGTNLGAATPISLMQPPKQLDINTSSPTTAEKKAINDAVAYITSLAQMNDRNVSWAVNAVASAESLSAEDALRMGVIDLIAGDTQTLLQKVDGRTVKLLEKSVRMHTEGSMIVPFEADWKSRFLGVITDPNIAYILLLIAMYGIFFELMNPGAIVPGVIGVIAGIIALYALNMIPFNYAGLLLIFIGIAFMIAEVFVAGFGVLGIGGAVAFAFGSLLLFDAETLGHDISLPLIIAFSLVSLGFFIIVMRLFVRSRSAKVVTGAEEMVGASAEVLEITENGYYVRCHGETWQAMSEKTLKVGQKVQVTGRDGLILKVKE is encoded by the coding sequence ATGAAACGGTTACTGGTTCTGTTTCTACTGTTACTCTCCCCCCTTTTTACAGCCGAATCTATTGTCATGAAAGTGGCCATCAAAGGGGCGATAGGACCGGCCAGCTCTTCTGTGCTGCAGGAGGCGTTAGATGCGGCGCAAGTGCAGAATGCCGAAGCCCTGCTGATAGAGCTTGACACCCCCGGCGGTCTGTCGACGTCGATGCGGGAAATGATCCAGGCCATCACCAACAGTCCTGTTCCCGTCATCACCTATGTCGCGCCGAGAGGAGCACGTGCCGCAAGCGCGGGGACCTACCTGCTCTATGCTTCGCATGTGGCAGCGATGTCTCCCGGGACCAATCTCGGCGCGGCAACACCCATCAGCCTGATGCAGCCGCCAAAGCAGTTGGATATAAACACCAGTTCACCTACCACGGCTGAGAAGAAAGCGATTAACGATGCCGTTGCCTACATCACCAGCCTGGCCCAGATGAACGATCGCAATGTGAGCTGGGCCGTCAATGCCGTGGCCTCAGCCGAAAGTCTCTCTGCCGAAGATGCGCTTCGTATGGGCGTCATTGACCTCATCGCCGGTGATACCCAAACGCTGCTGCAGAAAGTCGACGGACGGACAGTCAAGCTGTTGGAGAAGAGCGTCCGCATGCACACAGAAGGGAGCATGATCGTCCCCTTTGAAGCGGACTGGAAGAGCCGTTTTCTTGGCGTCATCACCGACCCGAACATCGCCTATATACTGCTGCTCATCGCCATGTACGGCATCTTTTTTGAACTGATGAACCCCGGTGCTATCGTGCCGGGGGTCATTGGCGTCATCGCCGGTATTATCGCACTCTATGCATTGAACATGATCCCTTTTAATTATGCCGGACTGCTGCTCATTTTCATTGGTATCGCCTTTATGATCGCCGAGGTCTTTGTTGCCGGTTTCGGTGTTTTAGGCATAGGCGGGGCCGTCGCTTTCGCCTTTGGTTCGCTGCTGCTCTTCGACGCCGAAACGCTTGGGCACGACATCTCATTGCCGCTGATCATCGCCTTCAGTCTGGTCAGTCTGGGCTTTTTCATCATCGTGATGCGGCTCTTTGTACGTTCGCGATCGGCCAAGGTGGTCACCGGAGCCGAAGAGATGGTCGGTGCTTCCGCTGAAGTGCTGGAAATTACAGAGAACGGCTACTATGTCCGCTGTCATGGCGAAACATGGCAAGCAATGAGTGAGAAGACGTTAAAAGTCGGCCAGAAAGTTCAGGTTACCGGACGCGACGGCCTCATCTTAAAAGTCAAGGAGTAA
- a CDS encoding ATP-binding protein, which translates to MRTPLDISALYHRCDPSLFTFKTTDELESIEQPIGQKNALEAVDFGTNIQQDGYNLFAMGPSGSGKHSTVMALLETKAKSEAVPNDWCYVNNFKDTRKPIAIELPPGKAAPFQSDIAELVELLKAMLPAVFESNNYRNEKEMINQKYIEAQSNIFQHLQEEAQKHDVSMSASSTSRVTFVPVVDGKILSAEEFKAIEGEQKEEITRKMTEFEKIVKEGLRRVSELNKAQQKEFKALDRKITQESVETVIDEVRRKYAGVQKIVDYLDGLQSDVVRHVQDFLVKPEEMGMPPFMQEFYTPSFTRYKVNLFIAHNGNKTAPVIYEDNPIHQNLIGRIEHVSQVGTLVTDFSMIKPGALHKANGGYLVLDARKLLMQPFAYEGLKRVLRAKEIRIESLAQQYSLVSTTSLEPEPIPVNVKVILIGERILYYLLHHYDPDFRELFKVSADFEDDMPRSDENIDLYARMIGTIAKQHELLALTPEAVARVIEQSSREVSHAAKFSTHIRTLSDLLKEADYWSRKYTHASIEKSDIEKALTAQTERLNRIQRKLYEQIEEGTIMINISGSAVGQINALTYISIGGHNFGLPSRITARTRIGKGEIIDIERKVELSGPIHSKGVMILSAYLGSKYASDLPLSLSASLVFEQSYGKIEGDSASSTELYALLSSLSEVPIKQNIAVTGSVNQFGEIQPIGGVNEKIEGFFDICMRKDADASYGVIIPEANVKHLMLKTEVLEAVENGTFSIYAVKTIDEGIAILTGVDAGEADEKGDFPKASINGKVVARLKILSETIRQFSHPRPAAKRKTATKKKSKE; encoded by the coding sequence ATGCGTACTCCCTTGGACATTTCGGCACTCTACCACAGATGCGATCCTTCATTGTTCACATTTAAAACAACCGATGAGCTTGAATCGATCGAACAGCCGATCGGGCAGAAAAATGCACTTGAAGCTGTTGATTTCGGTACCAATATCCAGCAGGACGGTTATAACCTGTTTGCGATGGGTCCTTCGGGAAGCGGCAAGCACTCTACCGTGATGGCGCTTCTGGAGACGAAGGCGAAGAGCGAAGCCGTGCCGAATGACTGGTGTTACGTCAACAACTTCAAAGACACGCGCAAGCCTATCGCCATCGAACTGCCGCCGGGAAAAGCAGCCCCGTTCCAAAGTGATATTGCCGAGCTTGTGGAACTGCTGAAAGCGATGCTTCCTGCTGTTTTTGAAAGTAATAACTACCGTAACGAAAAGGAGATGATCAACCAGAAATATATCGAAGCACAGTCGAATATTTTTCAGCATCTGCAGGAAGAGGCACAGAAGCATGATGTCTCGATGAGCGCCTCTTCGACCAGTCGCGTCACCTTTGTGCCTGTCGTTGACGGGAAAATACTCTCCGCAGAAGAGTTCAAGGCGATAGAAGGGGAGCAGAAAGAAGAGATCACGCGCAAGATGACCGAGTTTGAGAAGATCGTCAAAGAGGGTCTTCGCAGGGTGAGTGAACTCAACAAAGCCCAGCAGAAAGAGTTTAAAGCGCTGGACCGCAAGATCACACAGGAATCTGTCGAAACGGTTATTGATGAGGTTCGCCGAAAGTATGCCGGTGTCCAGAAGATCGTCGATTATCTTGACGGGCTCCAAAGCGATGTTGTCCGCCATGTGCAGGATTTCCTGGTAAAACCTGAAGAGATGGGGATGCCGCCGTTTATGCAGGAGTTTTACACCCCCTCTTTTACCCGCTACAAAGTCAATCTTTTCATAGCACACAACGGGAACAAGACGGCGCCGGTCATCTATGAGGACAACCCGATTCATCAGAACCTGATCGGTAGAATCGAACATGTCTCCCAGGTCGGTACGCTGGTGACCGATTTCAGCATGATCAAGCCCGGTGCGCTGCATAAAGCCAACGGCGGCTACCTGGTTCTGGACGCCAGAAAACTGCTCATGCAGCCTTTCGCCTATGAAGGGCTTAAACGCGTTTTGCGGGCCAAGGAGATACGGATCGAATCGCTGGCGCAGCAGTACTCTCTTGTCAGCACCACTTCGCTTGAACCCGAACCGATCCCGGTCAATGTCAAGGTCATTCTGATCGGCGAACGCATCCTCTACTATCTTCTGCACCACTACGACCCCGATTTCAGAGAACTCTTCAAAGTGAGTGCCGATTTTGAGGATGATATGCCGCGAAGCGATGAGAATATTGATCTTTATGCCCGTATGATCGGTACGATCGCAAAACAGCACGAGCTTTTGGCACTGACGCCCGAAGCGGTTGCGAGGGTCATCGAACAGAGTTCGCGCGAGGTCTCGCATGCCGCGAAGTTCTCGACCCATATCCGCACACTTTCCGATCTTCTGAAAGAAGCGGATTACTGGTCGAGAAAGTATACGCACGCATCCATAGAAAAAAGCGATATCGAAAAAGCGCTCACTGCCCAGACAGAACGGCTTAACCGTATCCAGAGGAAACTCTATGAACAGATCGAGGAGGGGACGATCATGATCAATATCAGCGGCAGTGCCGTTGGTCAGATCAATGCACTTACCTATATCTCTATAGGCGGCCATAATTTCGGCCTTCCTTCACGTATTACCGCCAGAACCCGTATCGGCAAAGGTGAGATCATCGACATCGAGCGCAAAGTGGAGCTCAGCGGTCCCATCCACTCCAAAGGGGTGATGATACTGAGTGCTTACCTCGGATCGAAATACGCCTCCGATCTACCGCTTAGTCTCTCCGCCTCTTTGGTGTTTGAACAGTCCTACGGCAAGATCGAAGGCGACAGCGCCTCATCGACCGAGCTCTACGCGCTCCTCTCTTCCCTTTCGGAAGTGCCGATCAAGCAGAACATTGCCGTCACCGGTTCGGTAAACCAGTTTGGCGAGATCCAGCCTATCGGCGGTGTCAACGAGAAGATCGAAGGATTTTTCGATATCTGCATGCGTAAAGATGCAGACGCTTCCTACGGGGTCATCATCCCGGAGGCCAATGTCAAACACCTTATGCTGAAAACGGAAGTGCTCGAAGCGGTAGAGAACGGGACCTTTTCCATCTATGCCGTCAAGACAATCGATGAGGGCATTGCTATTTTGACAGGCGTTGATGCCGGCGAAGCAGACGAAAAAGGCGATTTTCCGAAAGCGTCTATCAACGGCAAGGTTGTTGCCCGTCTGAAGATACTTTCCGAAACAATCCGCCAGTTTAGTCATCCAAGACCGGCTGCAAAGCGAAAAACAGCGACCAAAAAAAAGAGTAAAGAGTAG
- a CDS encoding universal stress protein — protein MGILNNIVAAIDTSVMADEVLKRAILLAKKENAQITVLHSIDIPLFDKPFGNVDDEANIKGKIAEKMDALNSEAKVDYFVTITRGNPSDEIVYEANRLQSDLIIIGAHGRQSIRDTFFGSTAHNVTQKSHLPVLIVKTPAKDDYKNILALTDLSEASKKNIRFAQELFEDATINVSYAYQQMSELSVDFYNLESERELYKEQLRAQVEEDVEAFQKSLSLDNTEVIEGFDPVSEMLLETAKKQKCDLVLLGAHGIKVSDTVLYGSTASYLMKTVPSDVLIYVPLEK, from the coding sequence ATGGGAATCTTAAACAATATAGTCGCAGCGATAGACACTTCGGTGATGGCGGATGAAGTCTTAAAAAGAGCCATCCTTTTGGCAAAAAAAGAAAATGCACAGATTACGGTGCTTCACAGCATCGATATACCCCTGTTTGACAAGCCTTTTGGCAATGTTGACGATGAAGCGAATATCAAAGGCAAGATAGCAGAAAAGATGGATGCATTAAACTCCGAAGCGAAAGTGGATTATTTTGTGACGATCACGCGGGGCAATCCTTCCGATGAGATCGTCTATGAAGCCAATCGGCTCCAAAGCGACCTGATCATCATAGGTGCGCACGGCAGACAGAGCATCAGAGATACATTTTTCGGATCCACCGCCCACAATGTAACGCAGAAAAGCCATTTGCCGGTGCTGATCGTCAAGACGCCCGCCAAAGATGACTACAAGAATATCCTGGCACTTACCGACCTCTCGGAAGCCTCTAAAAAAAATATACGCTTTGCACAAGAGCTTTTTGAAGATGCGACGATCAACGTCTCTTATGCCTACCAACAGATGAGCGAACTGAGTGTCGATTTTTACAACCTTGAAAGCGAGAGAGAGCTTTACAAGGAACAGCTGAGAGCGCAGGTGGAAGAGGATGTCGAAGCGTTTCAAAAGAGTCTCTCGCTTGACAACACCGAGGTGATCGAAGGGTTCGATCCTGTCAGCGAAATGCTGCTTGAAACGGCAAAGAAGCAGAAATGCGACCTGGTGCTTCTGGGTGCACACGGCATAAAGGTCTCGGACACTGTGCTTTACGGTTCAACAGCCTCTTATCTAATGAAAACCGTTCCCTCGGACGTATTGATCTATGTACCGTTGGAAAAGTAG